Within the Scyliorhinus canicula chromosome 18, sScyCan1.1, whole genome shotgun sequence genome, the region TCCGAGCACCGCCGTGGGACTGACTGTTCACCACGCCAACATGAAGTGCCAACCTCTTCCAGCCACAGTGTTGAACCGGACAGACGGGAAGGACCACGGGCAGGAGGGCCACCCTCTGAGGCCAGCACACCGAGGtctgacgcacagaggacagacCGAGACATCAGGACGAGCGATTCCGACTCATATGAAAGTATGACGGATGGGGAGGGGACAGCGAGtccggacagtgacgcacagaggacgtcgAGGCACGGGGGCACGGAACCTCGCACAAGCTGTGGTCGAAATCCAGGTGGCCACGgctccacacaggagacagagctGGGGACAGAAAACGACCGAGCGGCTGCAGCAATGCTGTCAgccacaccccccaacatcgcAGATAcggtcacctcggttgggcaactTAGTGGCGAGGCATCTGGTACAcattctggtgcgcaccacaaagTCGAACTGGTACCGAAAGTGGAGGTAGGAGATGCCGAGGGcctggatggtcggagggcaggccaggcccagcacccagctgctgcccagacggcTCCCGCTTTCCTGGCCATCCCACGCCCACCCACAGTCCCAATGCAATTCGCACTCCAGGGACCAGATGACGGGATGACGGCTGTCTTCCGGCAACTGCAGACGCAGCTGGAGGAGTTCATCCGCGTCCACAAGCAGGGAGAGTTGTCGGTCATGACTACAACCCAGGCCGACAtcacacgggtggcgtccgcaatGGAGGCAATGGGCAAAACggcttcggccatgggtcaggttcttcaGGGCGTAGGGCTTAGCGCGCACGCGTCATCCGTGGCCCATGACAGGACTGccccctcacaggcagccatgctcCAGAGGCCACATGGACATTACCGCCGTGCTCCGGGCtctgacccagtctcagcaggccatcgctgagagcatcggcggccttgTCCATGTGATGGACGGCGTCGCCCAAACCGAGCGGGAGCTTGCGCTGTCCCTGACAGGGATGTcgcactccctcagctccatAGCTGgcaacgttcagaccctggtcgattccACAGCggatctccaggactggcagtgccaggtgtcagtGGTGCAACGGGGCATGCCTCCCCACGCACCGCCGTTCCTtagagaggcccgggggccaatTGGCTCCTCAAGAGGAGGAGTCCGGCCTGTCCCTGACCACAGAAAGGGAGGAACTTGTGCACTTGCACTCCCCCCGtcatgtccctggtgcatctggtgggcagcggtaAAGGAGTGTGTCACCACGCCATCCAGCATGCCTGCCGAGCAGGCTTGCCCATCGAGGCCGGGCTGCCCCAGGAAGCGCGCGCCATCGGTGAACCAAGTCGAAGGGCAGGACTCtcacagtccgcctccactccttctGTACCATCTGGGGGAACCTTAGACGTAGTGAtcggcccgtaaggccaaaaagtTAGACAttgtaagttggcacgggtgtatGGAACAGATTAGTCANNNNNNNNNNNNNNNNNNNNNNNNNNNNNNNNNNNNNNNNNNNNNNNNNNNNNNNNNNNNNNNNNNNNNNNNNNNNNNNNNNNNNNNNNNNNNNNNNNNNNNNNNNNNNNNNNNNNNNNNNNNNNNNNNNNNNNNNNNNNNNNNNNNNNNNNNNNNNNNNNNNNNNNNNNNNNNNNNNNNNNNNNNNNNNNNNNNNNNNNNNNNNNNNNNNNNNNNNNNNNNNNNNNNNNNNNNNNNNNNNNNNNNNNNNNNNNNNNNNNNNNNNNNNNNNNNNNNNNNNNNNNNNNNNNNNNNNNNNNNNNNNNNNNNNNNNNNNNNNNNNNNNNNNNNNNNNNNNNNNNNNNNNNNNNNNNNNNNNNNNNNNNNNNNNNNNNNNNNNNNNNNNNNNNNNNNNNNNNNNNNNNNNNNNNNNNNNNNNNNNNNNNNNNNNNNNNNNNNNNNNNNNNNNNNNNNNNNNNNNNNNNNNNNNNNNNNNNNNNNNNNNNNNNNNNNNNNNNNNNccctccccctccccctccccccctccccaacccacatccccgagagcaccctatcttgcaccccccttggcaGCACTAgcaggaactccgccacctgtcgCTTGACAAACGCcttgacctgcatatacctgaaggtgtttccggggggggggggggggggggaagaaagagaggggagagccacttcccctccaaatcccaaggtcgcaaacttcccgttggaggaaaaggtcccccatccgcctgattcCAGCCCAGAAGCccgccatccattctccctggagcaaaccggtggttgccccgtatcaGGGTCCAAAcagaggccttcacttcccccgtgctgcctccactgcccccaaattttgagggaagccaccaccactggactcttagaataccttgccggggagGCGTGGGActgtcaccagtgcctccaaagtcATAcctacacaggacgccgcctccaccctcttccatgcggcaccttcCCCCTctatcacccacctgcgaatcattgccacattcactGTCCAAtagtatccacacaggttggacaACACCAAGCCAccaacctccctgcctcgctccaagaataccctcctcactcagggtcttccgcgcccacacgagccccagaatactcttattgaccctcctaaaaaaagccttagGAATCAAGATGGGGGAAGACACTGAAAGAGAAACAAaaccctcgggagcaccgtcatcttgaccgactggaccctgcctgccaaggagagcgggcagcacatcccacctcctaaacccctccatctgatccaccagccttGAAGAATCGAGCGGATGCAGGCcgccccagctcctagctatctggacaccAAGatgtctgaagctcctctccgctctCAACAGGAgcccccctatctccctctcctggtcccccaagtgcagcacaaacagctcgtTCTTCCCCACATtaagcttatagcccgaaaagtccccaaactccaagAATCCCCAACACCTCCGGCTTCCCCCCCGCCAGATCCGCGAtgtacaagagcagatcatctgcttacagcgacacccggtgctcctctcctcccgcacaatccccctccaattcttcgaatccctcaacaccatggcctcaatcgctaacgcaaagagcagggggcaCCACTGCCTCATCCCACGGGACAGCCGAAAATACTCCAATCTCCTGTTTGTCACTACGCTCGCTACCGGGGCACTGTACAGCaagctcacccagctaatgaatccctcaccaaacccaaatcacctcaacacttcccacaggtaactccgctccatcgaaagctttctccgcattcaTTGATGCTACTATTTCCAACTCCCCATCCACTGAAggcatcatcatgacattaagaagccgccgcacacattcagctgcctccccttcacaaacccagtctggtcctcgtgaataaccatcgggaccaaatcttccaccctcctggacagtattttggccaacaactttgcgtctaTGTCGATGAGCGCGATAGGCCTGCAAGTCCCACACTGGagagggtccttatcccgcttcagaatcagtgagattACTGCTCTAGAATCGTCGGGGGTAGAGCCCCCCCCttcctcgcctcattcagggtcttCACTAACAGGCCCAGCAGCTCCGCGAACttcttatagaactccactgggaacccatcaggacccagtgccttccccatctgcatgCTCCCAGCGCCTCTATcagctcgattggggcccccagaccctctccCCCAATCTAacaagaaagcggtccatcccacccacctccctagggggcaccgcagTACAGATCCTCATAGaaagatctgaacaccccattgatgtccctgCCACTCCACACTAAGTTCCCCCTGCATCCATGACACCCcccatctctctcgctgcctcccgcttccggagctggtgggccaacatcaGACTTGCTTTCTCCCCTTACTCATGtactgccccctgcaccctcctccactgcgcctctgccttcCGGCTGGTCTGTATGTCAAATTCAGCCTGGAGACTGCAACACTTCCTCAAAAGCTCCTCATCCAGGACATCCGcatgtccacccttaccatttcttgcACCAATCTCTCCCTGTGCGCAACCCTCTCCGCTCGCACacaaatagatatcagctcccctctgaccactgccttcagcgcttcccagaccaccacaacttgcacctccccatccaAATATCCCTCTATGCACTTATGGACCCACCCACATACTtcctctgacagaagccccacTTCTAACCTCCACAGCAGGTGTTGATCCtgcccctcctccagctccaccgaaTGCAGAGTGTGGTCAGTTATGACTATTACCGAAtattccgcccccaccactccggATTAgtgccctgctgagaacaaaaaagtcaatcctggagtaagccttgtggacatgggagaaggaaaactccctacctcctgGCCTCAAAAGCCTCCAAGGATTTACCCCTccaatctggtccatgaaccccctcagcactgtggctgcCGTCGGCAGCCTCCTGCCTGTCTTGGACCTCAAACGATCCAGAGCCAGGTCCAACAcagtgttaaagtcccctcccaagatcaggcCCCTTCGTCTCCAGGTCCAGCTCAACATTCACTGCATGAAACCCACATTGTCCCAGTAGGGGGCGTACACATGACCAGAACCACCtgttccccttgaagcctaccactcaccatcacgtatctaCCAGAGCTATCCACCACCACACTCGACACCATGAACAACAAGTTCTTAACTAAAATCACCACCCcacgattcttcgcatctagcccatAGTGAAATACCT harbors:
- the LOC119953008 gene encoding uncharacterized protein LOC119953008, which produces MEANRRAAPRFRDSDLDSLLDAVEERRDILYPRGQRYPQSVVRRVWREVGVVLSDAVHSMGHIPRTGEQCRKKLHDLTRAARGKTAHNFQERARTGGGLRQLQPLTDYEQRALDLAVASASREVVTFQNGGPSEHRRGTDCSPRQHEVPTSSSHSVEPDRREGPRAGGPPSEASTPRSDAQRTDRDIRTSDSDSYESMTDGEGTASPDSDAQRTSRHGGTEPRTSCGRNPGGHGSTQETELGTENDRAAAAMLSATPPNIADTVTSVGQLSGEASGTHSGAHHKVELVPKVEVGDAEGLDGRRAGQAQHPAAAQTAPAFLAIPRPPTVPMQFALQGPDDGMTAVFRQLQTQLEEFIRVHKQGELSVMTTTQADITRVASAMEAMGKTASAMGQVLQGVGLSAHASSVAHDRTAPSQAAMLQRPHGHYRRAPGSDPVSAGHR